Part of the Thauera sedimentorum genome, CACCACGCCCATGGAGATGATGTACTTGAGCGCCTCGTCCACGCTCATGTCGAGCTCGATGACGTCTTCCCTGGGCATCATCAGGAAGAAGCCCGAGGTCGGGTTGGGGGTCGTCGGCACATAGACGCTGACATAGTCGCCATGCAGATGGCGGGCCGCATCGCCCCCCGGCTTGCCGGTGAGAAAGGCGATGGTCCATGAGCCCTGACGCGGGTATTGCACCAGCAGGGCCTTGCGGAAGGCCTGGCCGCTGCTGGAGAACAGGGTGTCGGAGACCTGCTTGACGCCGTAGTAGAGCGACTTCACCACCGGGATGCGGGCGAGCAGCGCCTCCCAGTAGGCGACCAGGCGCTGCCCGAGCACGTTGGCCGCCACCAGCCCGGTGATCAGCACGATCAGCACACTGGCCACCAGCCCGATGCCGGGGATGTTGAAGCCCAGTATCGCCCTCGGCTGCAGTCCATTGGGCAGCCACTCGATGAGTTGGTCGAGGGTGCCGACGATCCAGGCCAGCACCATGAAGGTGATGACCAGGGGAATCCAGATCAGCAGGCCGGTGACGAAGTACTTCTTCACGTGATTGCCGGTTCAGGACGGGTGACAGGCGCAGCTGCCGCCGCAGCCGGCGGCGGCCGGCGTTTCGGCGGGCTTCGCCGGGGCGGATGAGCTCCCACCCTTGAAGTCGGTGGCGTACCAGCCATTGCCCTTGAGCTGGAAACCGGCCGCCGAGAGCATCTTGACGTAGGTGTCCTTGCCGCAGGACGGGCAGGTGTCGAGCAGCGGATCGCTCATCTTCTGCATGTGTTCCTTCTGGAACCCGCAGCTCTCGCAACGATATTCGTAAATGGGCATGACGACCTCCGGAAAGGCAAGCGCGTAAGTCTAACGCAACGCAGCATAAGGGAAAAGAAAGCACGGGCGTGCGGCCCTGCGCCGGATGTGGGGGCGCTGGGCGAGCGTTTCAAGCGGTTCGGCCGGATCAGAATCCGCCGAGATAGGCCCGTGTGATGGCCTCGCCCCAGAACAGCGCCAGCACGCCGGCGGCGGCAAGATAGGGGCCGAAGGGGATGGGGACGCTGCGTCCGTGGCGGGCGAAGACGATGAGGCCGATGCCGACCACTGCGCCGACCAACGAGGAGAGCAGGATGGTCAGCGGCAGCACTTGCCAGCCCAGCCAGGCGCCGATGGCTGCGAGCAGCTTGAAGTCGCCGTAGCCCATGCCTTCCTTGCCCGTGACGAGCTTGAACAGCCAGTAGACCGACCACAGCGAGAGATAGCCGGCCATCGCGCCCACCACCGCGCTGGAGAGATCGGTGTAAGTGCCGACAAGGTTGAATGCCAGGCCCAGCCACAGCAGCGGCAGGGTCAGGTCGTCGGGCAGGAGTTGGGTGTCCAGGTCGATGAAGGCCAGCGCCACCATCACCCACAGGAAGACGATCGCCCCCGCGGCGGCTAGGCCGAAACCGAAGTGCCAGGCAGCGTAGCCGGCCAGGGCTGCCGACAGGAGTTCCACGACCGGATAGCGGCCGCTGATCGGCGCGCTGCAGTGCCGGCAGCGTCCGCGCAGGACCAGGTAGCTGATCACCGGGATGTTCTCGAGCGCGGTGATCAGGTGGCCGCAATGCGGGCAGCGCGAGCGCGGCGTGGCGAGATTGAAGCGTTCGGCCGCAGGTGGCTCCTCGCCGCGCAGCTCGGCGGCCTGGGCGTGCCAGTCGCGCTCCAGCATGCGCGGCAGGCGGTGGATCACCACGTTGAGGAAGCTGCCGACGAACAGGCCGAGCAGTGCGGCCAGCGTCGTGAAGGCGAGCGGCTCGCGCAGGAATTCGATCATGAGGAGGCGGGGGCAGGCCGCCCGGTTGGTTTACCGGGCGGCAGGAGATGAGGTCAGATGACGGAACCGAGCTTGAAGATCGGCAGGTACATGGCAATCACGAGACCACCGATGACCGTGCCGAGGAAGACCATGATGATCGGCTCGAGCAGTTGCGACAGGCCGGCGACCGCGTCATCGACCTCCTGCTCGAAGAAGTCGGCGACCTTGGCGAGCATGGAGTCGAGCTGGCCGGACTCCTCGCCGATCGACACCATCTGCACCACCATGGTCGGGAACACCTCGGCGTTCTGCATGGCGACGGTGAGGCTGGTGCCGGTGCTGACCTCGTTCTGGATCTGCCTGGTGGCCGTCAGGTAAATGTAATTGCCCGAGGCGCCACCGACCGAGTCCAGCGCTTCCACCAGGGGCACGCCGGCGGCGAACATGGTGGACAGCGTGCGCGCCCAGCGCGCCACGGTGGCCTTGCGGATGACTTCGCCTACGACCGGGAGCTTCAGTACCATGCGATCCAGCGCGATCTGCATCGCGGTTGACCGCTTGTAGGCAAACCCGATGGCGAATACCGCACCGATCAGCACCCCGAAGATGAGATACCAGTACTCGACGAAGAAGTCGGACATGTTGATGACGATCTGCGTCGGCATCGGCAGGTCGGCACCGAAGCTGGAGAAGACGCTCTTGAACTCGGGGATGACGAACAGCATCATCACCGCGATCACCAAGGTGGCAACGACCATGACCGCCATCGGGTAGAACAGGGCGGACTTGATCTTGGCCTTGATCGCCAGGATCTTCTCCTGGTAGGTGGCGATGCGGTCCAGGAGACTGTCGAGAATGCCGGCCTGCTCGCCGGCAGCCACCAGGTTGCAGAACAGCTTGTCGAAGTACATGGGATGCTTGCTGAAAGCCTGCGACATGCTAGAACCGGTCTCGATGTCGTTGCGTACTTCGTTGAGCAGCCGGGCCAGGGCGGGGTTGCCGGAGCCCTTGATGCCGATGTCGAAAGCCTGGAGCAGCGGAACGCCGGACTTCATCATCGTGGCGAGCTGACGGGTGAACAGGGCGATGTCCTTCGCGGTGATCTTGCCGCCGCGCGACATCCGCTGCTTCTTCACCTTGGTGGTCATGATGCCCTGCCGACGCAAGGTGGCCTGCACCACGGACTCCGCTGTGGCGCGCATTTCGCCGCGCACGATCTTGCCGGACTTGTCCTTGCCTTCCCAGTTGAAGAGCACTTCCTTGGGGCCGCCTCTCGCTGCGCGGCCGGCTTGGGTTGCAGTCGCCATTTAGGTGTCCTTCTACTCGTTTGTGGTTGCCAGCACTTCTTCCAGCGACGTGACGCCCTGCTTCACCTTCAGCAGACCGGACTGACGCAGGTCGCGCACGCCTTCGCGCTGCGCCTGCTCGGCAATATCCATCGAGTTGCCATTGGTCATGATGATATGCGCGATCTCTTCGCTGATCGGCATCACCTGGTAGATACCGACCCGCCCCTTGTAGCCGCTTCCCTTGCAGCGGTCGCAGCCGACCGGCCCCATCGGCTGCCAGCTGCCGTCCAGGTCGCCTTCCGAGTAGCCGGCCTGGAGCAGCACCTCGATCGGAATATCGACCGGCTGCTTGCAGGTGCACAGACGCCGAGCGAGGCGCTGGGCGGTGATCATGATCACCGAGGAGGCGATGTTGAACGGCGCCACGCCCATGTTCTTCAGGCGCTCGAGCGTGGTGGGCGCATCGTTGGTGTGCAGCGTCGACAGCACGAGGTGGCCGGTCTGAGCGGCCTTGACCGAGATCTCGGCGGTCTCCAGGTCGCGGATTTCGCCCACCATGATCACGTCCGGATCCTGACGCAGGAAGGCACGCAGCGCTGCGGCAAAGGTGAGTCCGGCCTTGTCGTTGACGTTAACCTGGTTGATGCCGGGCAGGTTGATTTCCGCCGGGTCCTCGGCGGTGGAGATGTTGACCCCCGCCTTGTTGAGGATGTTGAGACAGGTGTACAGCGACACCGTCTTGCCCGAGCCGGTGGGGCCGGTTACCAGGATCATGCCGTAAGGGCGCTCGACTGCTTCCAGCAGGGCCTGCTTCTGATCCGGCTCGTAGCCCAGCGCGTCCACGCCCAGCATCGCCGAGGACGGGTCCAGGATACGCATCACGATCTTCTCGCCGTGCAGCGTCGGCAGTGTGGATACGCGGAAGTCGATGGCCTTGTTCTTGGACAGCACCAGCTTCATCCGCCCGTCCTGCGGGATGCGCTTCTCGGAGATGTCCAGCCGCGAGATGACCTTGATGCGCGCGGCGATCTTCTCCTTCAGGACGAGTGGCGGCTGGGCGACTTCGCGCAGCACGCCGTCGGTGCGCACGCGGATGCGGTAGTACTTCTCGTAGGGTTCGAAGTGGATGTCCGAGGCGCCCTCGTTGATCGCATCGATCAGCACCTTCTGGATGAAGCGAACTACGGGCGCATCGTCCACCTCGGATGCGGCATCTTCACCTGTCGTCTCGGCCGGACCCTCCTGATCGAGGAGGTCCATGTCGAACTCTTCGCCGGTGAGGTCCTTGAGGCTCTGTTCGGCAGTTTCGGACAGCGATTCGGCAAGTCGGGCGAGTTTGTCGGCTTCGGCTACGACGAGGTCGACCTGCAGGCCGGTCTGGAAGCGGATCTCGTCGAGCACCCGCATGTTGGACGGATCGGCGATCGCCACGACCAGGCGGTTCTGGCGTTTGCCGAGGGCGACGACCTGGTGCTTCGATGTGAGCTTGCGGTCGATCGCGTCCTTGGGGATATAGGACTTCTCGAACGTGGAGACGTCGAGCAGGGGGTAGCCGAAGGTTTCGGCGGCAAAACGCGCCACTTCGCGGGTACTGATCAGTCCGCGCTGGGCCAGCTCGATCAGGAAGCCGTTGGTTGAGCCATTGCTCGTTCCGGCAGCGCAACTCAGCGCGTCGGCCTCGGAAAGCCGTCCGTGCTGGACCAGGGCGCGGGCGAGGCCGCTCAGGGCGGACTGGGGATTGGCTGCCATGAGAACGTGGTTAACTAACTGACATTCGATCTTGCACGCCGATCTCCGGCTTGTAAAGGCCCGTCAGGTCTACGCCTCGCCGGGTGTCGCCGGCGCTTCGGCGCCGGGCGCGGCCGGGCGGAACAGGCGGACGGTCCGCACCATGCGGTCCTGCGTCTGTACCACCTCGATCGGTGTGTCGGCAATCTTGATCGACAGGCCGCCCTCGGGGATGTCCTGCAGGTGCTCGAGAATAAGGCCGTTCAGCGTCTTGGGACCGTCGAGCGGCAGCTTGAGGCCAAGCTTGCGGTTGAGCTCGCGCAGGTTCTGGCTGCCGTCGACCAGCACGCTGCCGTCTTCTCCCCAGCTCACGCGGTCGCCGCTGTCCGGCACGCTGGTGGTGAATTTGCCGATCAGCTCCTCGATGATGTCTTCCAGCGTGATCAGGCCGAGCAGTTCACCGTACTCGTCCACCACCAGGGCCATGCGCTGATGGTTCTCCTGGAAGAACTGCAACTGCGTGTAGATGGACGTGTCGGCCGGCACGAAATACGGCTTGCTCACAAGTTCGCGGATTGCCTCGCGGCCGAACTCGCTGTCGAGCACATGGCCGAGCAGGCGGCGCAGGTGCAGGATGCCGATCACCCGTTCCGAGTCGTCCTCGAACACCGGCAGGCGGGTGTGATAGCTGGTGGCCAGATGCTGGCGGATCTCGTCTTCCGGCGCCGACAGATCGATGCTCTCGATCGCGCCGCGGGCGGTCATGACATCTTCCACGGTGATGTTCTCGAGATCGAACAGGTTCACCAGGATGCTGCGGTGCTTGGCAGGAATGTACTGGCCGGACTCCAGCACCATGGAGCGCAGTTCTTCGATCGACAGGCTGGCGTGGCCTTCCTCCTGCACAGGCTTGAGCCGCAATACGTGCAGCAGTCCGCTGACGAAGAGGTTCACGAACCACACCGCGAAGTAGGACACCTTCAGCAGGAAGCTGAGCGGATAGCTGACGATCGGGGCGAGCCGGTCCGCATGGTGCGCCCCGATGACCTTGGGGGTGATCTCCGAGAACACCAGGATGAAGAAGGTCAGCAGAACGGTGCCGGCGCCGAGCGCCCAGCGCTCCTCACCGAACAGGTGGATGGTGATCACGCTCGACAGGGTGGCCGCTGCGATGTTCACCAGGTTGTTGAACAGCAGGATGACGCCCAGCAGGCGGTCCGTCTTGCCCAGCAGGTCGAGGGCCAGGCGGGCGCCGGTATGGCCCGCCGCGGCACGTGAGCGGAGTTTGTATCGGTTGGCGGCCATCATGACCGTTTCGGTCATGGAGAAGGCCCCCGAGAACACGAGCAGCAGGACCAGCGAAGTCAGCTGCAGCGAAAGGGAATATTCGGGCACGCGGGTGCGTCGGTAGGGAGGAAGGCCGAGTATTCCGCCCGCCCGTGGCGCCTGTCAAGGCAAGCCGGCGCGGATGCCTCAGTTTGCCCGGGTGAGCAGGACCTCGACGACGAAGCGGCTGCCGACATAGGCCAGCATGAGCGCGACGAATCCGGCCAGCGTCCAGCGCAGCGCCACCCGGCCGCGCCAGCCGCGCAGGTGGCGACCGGCCAGCAGGGTGCCGAACAGCAGCCAGGAGATGATGGCGAACACCGTCTTGTGGTCCACGCGGAACGCCTGCCCGAACAGCGTCTCGGAGAACGCGATGCCGGACACCAGGGTCAGCGTGAGCAGCACGAAGGCGATGCCGATCAGGCGGAATAGCAGCGCTTCCATGGTGAGCAGCGGTGGCAGGCCGGCCAGCGCGCGGGTGAAGCGCGCGTTGTGCAGCTGGCGCTCGGCCACCGCCATCAGCATGGCGTGCAGCGCGGCCAGCGTGAACAGGCTGTAGGCCAGCATGGCAATGATGAAGTGCGCACGGAAGGCCGGCGAGCCGGCATTGGTCAGAACGTGCTCTCCGGGAAACAGTGCCGGCAGCAAGGCGCCGACCACGCCCGCGGGCATCGCCAGCGCGTGCAGGCCGTCGAGGCGCGCATACAGGGTTTCCACCCAGTAGAAGCAGATCGCCAGCCAGATCATCAGCGATATCGCCACGCCGAAGCCGAAGCGCATCTGCCCGCCCGGAAACAGCGCGGCGTGCAGGGCGGCGCCGTGCACCGCCAGCGCGGCCAGCAGCAGCAGGCGCTCTCGGGTCGACATGCATTGCCGCGCGGTGCTCTTGCCGCTACCGATCCAGCAGGTGCGCCAGAAGTACAGGCCCAGGGCGCCGTACAGCGAGGCGGGAACGAGATGAAGTAGAATCTTGGCCATATAGCCCGCAGTTTACTCCAACGCCGGAAGCGCCAGACAACATGCTCGACAATCTCACCCAGCGCCTGTCCAAGGTCGTCAAATCCCTGCGCGGCCAGGCCCGCCTGACCGAGGACAACATCCAGGAAGCGATGCGCGAGGTGCGCATGGCCCTGCTGGAGGCCGACGTCGCCCTGCCGGTGGTCAAGGACTTCATCGCGCGGGTCAAGGAAAAGGCGGTCGGCCAGGAAGTCATCGGCTCGCTCTCTCCCGGCCAGGCGCTGGTCGGCGTGGTGCACGACGAGTTGAAGGCGCTGATGGGCGGCACCCATACCGGGCTCGATCTCGCCGCCCAGCCGCCGGCGGTGATCCTGATGGCCGGCCTTCAGGGCGCGGGCAAGACCACCACCACCGGCAAGCTCGGCAAGCTGCTCACCGAGCGCATGAAGAAGAAGGTGCTGGCGGTGTCGGCCGACGTCTATCGCCCGGCGGCCATCGAGCAGTTGAAGACGGTGGCCGGCCAGGCCGGCATCGAGTTCTTTCCCTCGACCCCGGACCAGAAGCCGGTGGACATCGCGCTGGCCGCGCTCGATTACGCCCGCCGCCACTACTTCGACGTGCTGCTGGTCGATACCGCCGGTCGGCTGGCGATCGACGAGGCGATGATGGCCGAGATCCAGGCCCTGCACGCCGCGGTCAAGCCGGTCGAGACCTTGTTCGTGGTCGATTCCATGCTCGGCCAGGATGCGGTCAATACCGCGCGCGCCTTCAACGACGCGCTGCCGCTCACCGGCGTGGTGCTGACCAAGCTCGACGGTGACGCGCGCGGCGGTGCGGCGTTGTCGGTGCGCCACGTCACCGGCAAGCCGCTCAAGTTCGCCGGCGTGGGCGAGAAGCTCTCCGGGCTGGAGGAATTCCACCCCGAGCGCATGGCCAGCCGCATCCTCGGCATGGGCGACATCCTCGGCCTGGTGGAGGAAGCGCGCCGCGGGGTGGATGAGGACAAGGCGCGCGCCTTCGCGCAGAAGCTCAAGACCGGCAAGGGCTTCGACCTCAACGATTTCAAGGAGCAGATCGGCCAGATGCGCAGCATGGGCGGCATCGGCGCGATGCTCGACAAGCTGCCCGCGCAGTTCGCCCAGGCCGCCGGCAAGCTGCAGGGCGGCGCGGAAGAGAAGGCGGTCGGCCGGATCGAGGGCATCATCAACTCGATGACCCCGCAGGAGCGCGCCAAGCCGGAGATCCTCAAGGCCAGCCGCAAGCGCCGCATCGCCGCCGGCGCCGGGGTCACGGTGCAGGAGGTCAATCGCCTGCTCAACCAGTTCGAGCAGACCCAGAAGATGATGAAGCAGTTCTCCAAGGGCGGCATGCAGAAGATGATGCGCGGTCTCAAGGGCATGCTGCCCGGCGGCATGATGCGCTGATCAGGCAGCCTCTACGCGCGCCATGCAGCAGATCTTCGTCTCGTTCACCCGCGCGCTGCGCAGCCTCGGGCAGCGCGGCATCCTGTGGCAGCTGATCTGGCCCGGACTGGCTGCGGCCCTGCTGTGGCTGGTGGTGGCAATCTTCAGCTGGGGGGCGCTGGTCGACGGCGTGGTGAGCTGGGTCCAGGGCTGGACCTGGGTTGGTCCGTGGGTCAGCGAATCCGAGGTGGCCGGCGGCGTGTTGCTGGTGCTGGCCAAGATCGTGGTGTTCCTGCTCTTCGTGCCGATGATCTACGTGACCGCCGCGATGCTGGTGGCGGTGATCGCGCTGCCGATCATGCTGGAGAAGGTGGCCCTGCGCGAGTACGCCGATCTCGAGCAGCGGCGCGGCGGCTCGAATCTCGGCAGCGCGTGGAACTCCGCGCTTGCGGCGGTGCTGTTCCTGGTCGGTCTGTTGGTGTCGCTGCCGTTCTGGCTGATTCCCGGCTTCGGCCTGGTCGCTTCGGTTGGCCTCACCGCCTGGCTGAACCAGAAGGCCTTCGGCTACGACGCGCTGATGCTGCATGCTGACACTGCCGAAATGCTCGCCCTGCGGCGCGACCTGCGGGCGCAGATGCTGCTGCTGGGCGGGCTGTGCGCGCTGCTCGCCTACGTGCCCTTCGTCAATATCGTGGCCCCCGCGTTCTGCGGCCTGGCCTTCGTCCACTACATGCTCGAAGCCCTGCGGCGCGAGCGGGCCGAGCGCGGTGTGTCCATCCTGGATGCGTCGCCGGTGCCGACCAGCGGGAGCAAGTGATGGCCTTCGGTGCCCTGATCATCGGTGACGAGATCCTTTCCGGCCGGCGCAGCGACAAGCATCTGGCCAAGCTCATCGAGCTGCTCGGCGCGCGCGGGCTCAAGCTCGCCTGGGCGCGCTATGCCGGTGACGACCGCGCGCACCTGACCGAAACCCTGCAGCAGAGCTTCGCCACTGGCGACGTGGTGTTCAGCTTCGGCGGTATCGGTGCCACGCCCGACGACCACACCCGCCAGTCTGCTGCGGCGGCGCTCGGCGTGGAGATCGCCCTGCACCCGGAGGCGGAAGCCGAAATCCGCGCGCGCTTCGGCGCGGAAGTCACCCCGGAGCGCCTGCAGATGGGCACCTTTCCGGTCGGCAGCACGATCATCCCCAATCCCTACAACCGCATTCCGGGCTTCGCCATCCGCGAGCACTGGTTCGTTCCCGGCTTCCCGCAGATGGCCTGGCCCATGGTCGAATGGGTGCTGGACACCCACTATGCCCACCTGCACCACGCCGAGGACTACGTCGAGCAGTCGATCACCGTATGGGACGCCTACGAGGGCCAGCTGATCGACCTGATGCGCGAGATCACCGTCGATTTCCCTGACGCCACGCTGTTCAGCCTGCCCACCCTGGCCGGCGCCGGGGAGCGGCGCAGCCTGGAACTCGGCATGAAGGGGACGGCGGCGCGTGTCGCCGAGGCCATGGCGCGCATCAAGGCCGACATCTCGCGGCGCGGCCATCCGTGGGAGGAGCGCGCCTGAGCGCGGGCCTGCTGCAGCGTCGCCGCACAGCCGCGCTGCCGCCCGAGGAGCAGCGGCGGATCTCTCTGGAAGGGCGGGAGATCCCCTACCGACTGCGGCGCTCCGCGCGCCGCACCCTGGCCTTGCAGGTCGATGCCCGCGGCGTGCGGGTGGCTGTGCCGCTCTATTGCACGGCCGGCGAGGCGGAAGGCTTCGTCGCCACTCATGGACGCTGGCTGCTGGCCAAGCTCGACGCAATCGCTGCGCGGCCGCAGCCGAATCGTTTCGCGGCCGTCGAGGGCGCCTGCTTTCCGCTGCTTGGGCAGACTTGCCGGCTGCGCCTGGACGGCTCCGGGCGGAGCGCCCGCTGGCGGGCCGGGGGCGACGGTCTCGAGGAACTCGTGCTGCCGGCCTCGGCCGCCGAGCCTGCCGTGGCGCTGGTGCGC contains:
- a CDS encoding DUF502 domain-containing protein, translated to MKKYFVTGLLIWIPLVITFMVLAWIVGTLDQLIEWLPNGLQPRAILGFNIPGIGLVASVLIVLITGLVAANVLGQRLVAYWEALLARIPVVKSLYYGVKQVSDTLFSSSGQAFRKALLVQYPRQGSWTIAFLTGKPGGDAARHLHGDYVSVYVPTTPNPTSGFFLMMPREDVIELDMSVDEALKYIISMGVVAPPARPLAPRAALLNE
- a CDS encoding FmdB family zinc ribbon protein is translated as MPIYEYRCESCGFQKEHMQKMSDPLLDTCPSCGKDTYVKMLSAAGFQLKGNGWYATDFKGGSSSAPAKPAETPAAAGCGGSCACHPS
- a CDS encoding prepilin peptidase encodes the protein MIEFLREPLAFTTLAALLGLFVGSFLNVVIHRLPRMLERDWHAQAAELRGEEPPAAERFNLATPRSRCPHCGHLITALENIPVISYLVLRGRCRHCSAPISGRYPVVELLSAALAGYAAWHFGFGLAAAGAIVFLWVMVALAFIDLDTQLLPDDLTLPLLWLGLAFNLVGTYTDLSSAVVGAMAGYLSLWSVYWLFKLVTGKEGMGYGDFKLLAAIGAWLGWQVLPLTILLSSLVGAVVGIGLIVFARHGRSVPIPFGPYLAAAGVLALFWGEAITRAYLGGF
- a CDS encoding type II secretion system F family protein, whose amino-acid sequence is MATATQAGRAARGGPKEVLFNWEGKDKSGKIVRGEMRATAESVVQATLRRQGIMTTKVKKQRMSRGGKITAKDIALFTRQLATMMKSGVPLLQAFDIGIKGSGNPALARLLNEVRNDIETGSSMSQAFSKHPMYFDKLFCNLVAAGEQAGILDSLLDRIATYQEKILAIKAKIKSALFYPMAVMVVATLVIAVMMLFVIPEFKSVFSSFGADLPMPTQIVINMSDFFVEYWYLIFGVLIGAVFAIGFAYKRSTAMQIALDRMVLKLPVVGEVIRKATVARWARTLSTMFAAGVPLVEALDSVGGASGNYIYLTATRQIQNEVSTGTSLTVAMQNAEVFPTMVVQMVSIGEESGQLDSMLAKVADFFEQEVDDAVAGLSQLLEPIIMVFLGTVIGGLVIAMYLPIFKLGSVI
- the pilB gene encoding type IV-A pilus assembly ATPase PilB, translating into MAANPQSALSGLARALVQHGRLSEADALSCAAGTSNGSTNGFLIELAQRGLISTREVARFAAETFGYPLLDVSTFEKSYIPKDAIDRKLTSKHQVVALGKRQNRLVVAIADPSNMRVLDEIRFQTGLQVDLVVAEADKLARLAESLSETAEQSLKDLTGEEFDMDLLDQEGPAETTGEDAASEVDDAPVVRFIQKVLIDAINEGASDIHFEPYEKYYRIRVRTDGVLREVAQPPLVLKEKIAARIKVISRLDISEKRIPQDGRMKLVLSKNKAIDFRVSTLPTLHGEKIVMRILDPSSAMLGVDALGYEPDQKQALLEAVERPYGMILVTGPTGSGKTVSLYTCLNILNKAGVNISTAEDPAEINLPGINQVNVNDKAGLTFAAALRAFLRQDPDVIMVGEIRDLETAEISVKAAQTGHLVLSTLHTNDAPTTLERLKNMGVAPFNIASSVIMITAQRLARRLCTCKQPVDIPIEVLLQAGYSEGDLDGSWQPMGPVGCDRCKGSGYKGRVGIYQVMPISEEIAHIIMTNGNSMDIAEQAQREGVRDLRQSGLLKVKQGVTSLEEVLATTNE
- a CDS encoding HlyC/CorC family transporter, producing MPEYSLSLQLTSLVLLLVFSGAFSMTETVMMAANRYKLRSRAAAGHTGARLALDLLGKTDRLLGVILLFNNLVNIAAATLSSVITIHLFGEERWALGAGTVLLTFFILVFSEITPKVIGAHHADRLAPIVSYPLSFLLKVSYFAVWFVNLFVSGLLHVLRLKPVQEEGHASLSIEELRSMVLESGQYIPAKHRSILVNLFDLENITVEDVMTARGAIESIDLSAPEDEIRQHLATSYHTRLPVFEDDSERVIGILHLRRLLGHVLDSEFGREAIRELVSKPYFVPADTSIYTQLQFFQENHQRMALVVDEYGELLGLITLEDIIEELIGKFTTSVPDSGDRVSWGEDGSVLVDGSQNLRELNRKLGLKLPLDGPKTLNGLILEHLQDIPEGGLSIKIADTPIEVVQTQDRMVRTVRLFRPAAPGAEAPATPGEA
- a CDS encoding cytochrome C assembly family protein; this translates as MAKILLHLVPASLYGALGLYFWRTCWIGSGKSTARQCMSTRERLLLLAALAVHGAALHAALFPGGQMRFGFGVAISLMIWLAICFYWVETLYARLDGLHALAMPAGVVGALLPALFPGEHVLTNAGSPAFRAHFIIAMLAYSLFTLAALHAMLMAVAERQLHNARFTRALAGLPPLLTMEALLFRLIGIAFVLLTLTLVSGIAFSETLFGQAFRVDHKTVFAIISWLLFGTLLAGRHLRGWRGRVALRWTLAGFVALMLAYVGSRFVVEVLLTRAN
- the ffh gene encoding signal recognition particle protein; the encoded protein is MLDNLTQRLSKVVKSLRGQARLTEDNIQEAMREVRMALLEADVALPVVKDFIARVKEKAVGQEVIGSLSPGQALVGVVHDELKALMGGTHTGLDLAAQPPAVILMAGLQGAGKTTTTGKLGKLLTERMKKKVLAVSADVYRPAAIEQLKTVAGQAGIEFFPSTPDQKPVDIALAALDYARRHYFDVLLVDTAGRLAIDEAMMAEIQALHAAVKPVETLFVVDSMLGQDAVNTARAFNDALPLTGVVLTKLDGDARGGAALSVRHVTGKPLKFAGVGEKLSGLEEFHPERMASRILGMGDILGLVEEARRGVDEDKARAFAQKLKTGKGFDLNDFKEQIGQMRSMGGIGAMLDKLPAQFAQAAGKLQGGAEEKAVGRIEGIINSMTPQERAKPEILKASRKRRIAAGAGVTVQEVNRLLNQFEQTQKMMKQFSKGGMQKMMRGLKGMLPGGMMR
- a CDS encoding EI24 domain-containing protein — encoded protein: MQQIFVSFTRALRSLGQRGILWQLIWPGLAAALLWLVVAIFSWGALVDGVVSWVQGWTWVGPWVSESEVAGGVLLVLAKIVVFLLFVPMIYVTAAMLVAVIALPIMLEKVALREYADLEQRRGGSNLGSAWNSALAAVLFLVGLLVSLPFWLIPGFGLVASVGLTAWLNQKAFGYDALMLHADTAEMLALRRDLRAQMLLLGGLCALLAYVPFVNIVAPAFCGLAFVHYMLEALRRERAERGVSILDASPVPTSGSK
- a CDS encoding competence/damage-inducible protein A, whose protein sequence is MAFGALIIGDEILSGRRSDKHLAKLIELLGARGLKLAWARYAGDDRAHLTETLQQSFATGDVVFSFGGIGATPDDHTRQSAAAALGVEIALHPEAEAEIRARFGAEVTPERLQMGTFPVGSTIIPNPYNRIPGFAIREHWFVPGFPQMAWPMVEWVLDTHYAHLHHAEDYVEQSITVWDAYEGQLIDLMREITVDFPDATLFSLPTLAGAGERRSLELGMKGTAARVAEAMARIKADISRRGHPWEERA
- a CDS encoding M48 family metallopeptidase, whose translation is MGGARLSAGLLQRRRTAALPPEEQRRISLEGREIPYRLRRSARRTLALQVDARGVRVAVPLYCTAGEAEGFVATHGRWLLAKLDAIAARPQPNRFAAVEGACFPLLGQTCRLRLDGSGRSARWRAGGDGLEELVLPASAAEPAVALVRALRQRALAWFAGRVAEYCHRLDLAVPPVRLSSARTRWGSCSRVSGIRLHWRLIHLEPALADYVVAHEVAHLVEMNHSPRFWSVVESVYPDWREARRQLRAAAACLPAIAPGDDHPINQED